From Dasypus novemcinctus isolate mDasNov1 chromosome 19, mDasNov1.1.hap2, whole genome shotgun sequence, a single genomic window includes:
- the ARPC3 gene encoding actin-related protein 2/3 complex subunit 3 gives MPAYHSSLMDPDTRLIGNMALLPIRSQFKGPAPRETKDTDIVDEAIYYFKANVFFKNYEIKSEADRTLIYITLYISECLKKLQKCNSKSQGEKEMYTLGITNFPIPGEPGFPLNAIYAKPANKQEDEVMRAYLQQLRQETGLRLCEKVFDPQNDKPSKWWTCFVKRQFMNKSLSGPGQ, from the exons ATGCCG GCTTACCACTCTTCTCTCATGGACCCCGACACCAGACTCATTGGAAACATGGCACTGTTACCTATCAGAAGTCAGTTCAAGGGACCTGCCCCTAGAGAGA CAAAAGATACAGATATTGTGGATGAGGCCATCTATTACTTCAAGGCCAATGTCTTCTTCAAAAACTATGAAATTAAG AGTGAAGCGGACAGGACCTTGATATATATAACGCTCTACATTTCTGAGTGTCTAAAGAAACTCCAAAAG tgtaatTCTAAAAGCCAAGGCGAGAAAGAAATGTATACACTGGGAATCACTAATTTTCCCATTCCTGGAGAGCCTGGTTTTCCACTTAATGCAATTTATGCTAAACCTGCAAACAAACAGGAAGATG AAGTGATGAGGGCCTACTTACAGCAACTAAGGCAAGAGACTGGATTGAGACTTTGTGAGAAAGTTTTTGATCCTCAGAATGATAAACCTAGCAAG TGGTGGACTTGCTTTGTGAAGAGACAGTTCATGAACAAGAGTCTCTCAGGACCTGGGCAGTGA